Proteins from a genomic interval of Diceros bicornis minor isolate mBicDic1 chromosome 34, mDicBic1.mat.cur, whole genome shotgun sequence:
- the PNMA8B gene encoding paraneoplastic antigen-like protein 8B yields MARSLLRDWCRGLDVDEHRALLVTGIPEGLERAAIEAVLRPALLPLGAFRLRNTRAARNREAEAALLEFAEDIDHAAIPREIPGQDGVWRVLCKDRAEDTRVLRRMKRLLLEERPTQAAGAGAPGGTPSPPASETEAQGSEQAAGKAGPPPGAASGAGRGRGGRRNRARGTRVTQKGTKRGRGGRPSAWARRESEDSSDESLGIVVEEVDGEDLSADEEQSALCATLQAAAKELVKKGALQGEADDGDGPREFLALVTVTDKAKKEEMEKGPREAESISLDLAEDRSGVPDLVALLAVRDASDEETTGSDASESDSQENGDQEEEGVDNPEFVAIVAYTDPSNPSAQEMLKIASVIRSLGWSDKKDKRDALPEVLSHMAKDASGPRVQVEEAGRQVDAMVLRKAEDDGNLLECISTLAEPQTRPEGRKAPRGPLAGQGDDEDAEGGLLELVALLAAQDTAEVMEEDKEHAWEGGKVQCAKGKLGEVLALLAARGGRESDEDAEGASDEGSEEEASEDTEGEESEREHRASRKPRAKRARTASRALGAAGARAPSGARKARRGGRGRGGGGVTPEKKAQDEAAGHKKKKGRAGAGARAKAGEAGGQPPSGSKAARGKKARGGRRPPPRCR; encoded by the coding sequence ATGGCCAGGAGCCTTTTGCGGGACTGGTGCCGGGGGCTGGACGTGGACGAGCACAGGGCCCTGCTGGTCACCGGCATCCCCGAGGGCCTGGAGCGGGCGGCCATCGAGGCCGTGCTGCGGCCGGCCCTCCTGCCCCTGGGCGCGTTCAGGCTGCGGAACACGAGGGCCGCGAGGAACCGGGAGGCCGAGGCCGCCCTGCTGGAGTTCGCGGAGGACATTGATCACGCCGCCATCCCCAGGGAGATCCCGGGCCAGGACGGCGTCTGGAGGGTTCTGTGCAAGGACCGCGCCGAGGACACGAGAGTCCTGCGGCGGATGAAGCGCTTGCTGCTGGAAGAAAGGCCCACTCAGGCCGCAGGGGCCGGGGCCCCCGGGGGCACGCCCAGCCCTCCCGCCTCGGAGACCGAGGCCCAGGGGTCAGAGCAGGCGGCCGGGAAGGCTGGGCCCCCTCCTGGTGCAGCCAGCGGGGCTGGGAGGGGCCGTGGGGGTCGCAGAAACAGAGCCAGAGGCACCAGGGTGACCCAGAAGGGCACGAAGAGGGGCCGAGGAGGGCGGCCGTCTGCGTGGGCGAGGCGTGAGTCCGAGGACTCTTCGGACGAGAGCCTGGGCATCGTGGTCGAGGAGGTGGACGGGGAGGACCTGAGCGCGGATGAGGAGCAGAGCGCGCTGTGCGCCACCCTCCAGGCCGCCGCCAAGGAACTGGTGAAGAAGGGGGCCCTCCAGGGCGAGGCAGACGACGGAGACGGTCCCCGCGAGTTCTTGGCCCTGGTGACGGTGACGGACAAAGCCAAGaaggaggagatggagaaagggcCCCGTGAGGCCGAGTCCATCAGCCTGGACCTCGCAGAAGACCGGAGCGGGGTCCCCGACTTAGTGGCCCTTCTTGCTGTGAGAGACGCGTCGGACGAGGAGACCACGGGCAGCGACGCTTCCGAAAGTGATTCGCAGGAAAATGGGGACCAAGAGGAAGAGGGGGTGGACAATCCCGAGTTTGTGGCTATTGTGGCGTATACAGACCCCTCGAACCCCTCCGCCCAGGAGATGCTGAAAATCGCTTCTGTGATCAGGTCGCTGGGCTGGAGCGACAAGAAGGACAAAAGAGATGCCCTTCCCGAGGTCTTGTCCCACATGGCCAAGGACGCTTCGGGCCCCCGcgtgcaggtggaggaggcaggcCGCCAGGTGGACGCCATGGTCCTGCGGAAGGCCGAGGACGACGGGAACCTTCTGGAATGCATTTCCACCTTGGCTGAGCCCCAGACCCGCCCCGAGGGGAGGAAGGCTCCGCGGGGCCCCCTCGCGGGCCAGGGCGACGACGAGGATGCTGAGGGGGGCCTCCTGGAGCTAGtggcgctgctggcggcccaggacACGGCCGAGGTGATGGAGGAGGACAAGGAACATGCCTGGGAGGGCGGGAAGGTCCAATGCGCCAaaggcaagctgggcgaggtctTGGCGCTCCTGGCGGCCCGAGGGGGCAGGGAGTCGGATGAGGACGCGGAGGGGGCTTCGGACGAAGGCTCCGAGGAGGAGGCGTCGGAGGACACGGAGGGCGAGGAGTCGGAGCGCGAGCACCGGGCGTCCAGGAAGCCCCGCGCCAAGCGAGCGCGCACGGCCTCCAGGGCCCTGGGAGCGGCCGGCGCCCGCGCCCCGTCGGGCGCCCGCAAAGCCCGAAGGGGAGGCCGGGGCCGCGGCGGAGGGGGCGTCACTCCCGAGAAGAAGGCCCAGGACGAGGCAGCGGGACACAAGAAAAAGAAGGGGCGTGCGGGCGCCGGGGCCCGCGCCAAGGCCGGCGAGGCCGGGGGGCAGCCGCCCAGCGGCTCCAAGGCGGCCCGCGGGAAGAAGGCTCGGGGAGGCAGGAGGCCGCCGCCCAGGTGCCGCTAG